A region of Salirhabdus salicampi DNA encodes the following proteins:
- a CDS encoding PadR family transcriptional regulator, with product MEDKVVRKLFLGFIQIHILHHAKEHPIYGSWMLEELREHGYDISAGTLYPILHSMEKEALLTKEEKNVDGKIRKYYTTTDKGEKVLIEARKKAFELFKEIKD from the coding sequence GTGGAGGATAAGGTTGTGCGCAAGCTCTTTTTAGGCTTTATCCAAATTCATATTTTACACCATGCAAAAGAGCATCCAATTTATGGATCATGGATGCTTGAAGAACTAAGGGAACATGGATATGACATAAGCGCTGGTACCCTTTATCCAATTCTACATTCTATGGAAAAGGAAGCACTTCTCACGAAAGAGGAAAAGAATGTAGACGGGAAAATTCGCAAGTATTATACCACGACGGACAAAGGAGAAAAGGTGTTAATTGAAGCTAGAAAAAAAGCCTTTGAACTGTTTAAGGAAATCAAAGATTAA
- a CDS encoding chromate transporter: MSQKRNTSLKSLLELLLVSTRLGFTSFGGPIAHLGYFHEEYIRRRKWMDEKTYADLVALCQFLPGPASSQVGMGIGIMRAGAIGGVISFIGFTLPSVIALIAFALILQGLNVDDVGWIHGLKIVAVVVVAHAILGMANKLTPDLTRKAIALFALVIALTWQTAFTQIGIILISAFIGYVIFKNHKDTDHTELNFPISKRFAVVSLTLFFGLLILLPILREMTSLNWLAMFDSFYRSGSLVFGGGHVVLPLLEREFVPTGWLSEEAFLAGYGAAQAVPGPLFTFAAYLGAVINGWQGGLLATIAIFLPAFLLIFGTLPFWNSLRSNPNIKGALMGVNAAVVGILIAAFYQPIWTSSILRPIDFAFGAILFSMLVFWKLPPWMIVLTGAIGGLFMTFI; encoded by the coding sequence TTGTCTCAGAAAAGAAATACAAGTTTAAAATCATTGTTAGAACTTTTACTCGTCTCCACTAGATTAGGGTTCACATCCTTTGGTGGGCCTATTGCCCATTTAGGATATTTTCACGAAGAATATATCCGGAGAAGAAAATGGATGGATGAGAAAACGTATGCCGATCTCGTTGCTTTATGCCAGTTCTTGCCTGGTCCTGCTAGTAGCCAGGTAGGGATGGGAATCGGAATAATGAGGGCAGGGGCGATTGGTGGTGTCATTTCCTTTATCGGATTTACCCTACCTTCCGTTATCGCCTTAATTGCTTTTGCATTAATTCTTCAAGGGTTAAATGTTGATGATGTAGGTTGGATTCATGGATTAAAAATTGTAGCAGTTGTTGTTGTCGCACACGCAATTTTAGGGATGGCAAATAAACTTACTCCTGATCTTACGAGAAAAGCAATCGCATTATTTGCTTTAGTGATCGCACTTACGTGGCAAACAGCTTTTACACAAATCGGAATCATTCTTATATCGGCATTTATCGGTTATGTAATCTTTAAAAATCATAAAGATACTGATCATACGGAATTAAACTTTCCTATTTCAAAACGTTTTGCTGTTGTGAGTTTAACATTGTTTTTTGGATTATTAATTTTACTCCCAATTTTACGAGAAATGACATCCTTAAATTGGTTGGCAATGTTTGATAGTTTTTATCGTTCTGGTTCATTAGTATTTGGTGGTGGGCACGTCGTTTTACCCCTTTTAGAGCGAGAGTTTGTACCAACTGGTTGGCTTAGTGAAGAGGCCTTTCTTGCGGGGTATGGTGCTGCTCAGGCTGTACCAGGTCCACTGTTTACTTTCGCAGCATACTTAGGCGCGGTCATTAATGGTTGGCAAGGCGGGCTATTAGCTACAATTGCGATTTTTTTACCTGCTTTTTTATTAATTTTTGGTACATTGCCATTTTGGAACTCTTTGCGTAGTAATCCGAACATAAAAGGAGCATTAATGGGGGTCAATGCTGCTGTTGTTGGTATTTTGATTGCAGCATTTTATCAGCCAATCTGGACGAGTTCTATTTTGCGTCCAATAGATTTTGCGTTCGGTGCTATTTTGTTTAGTATGTTAGTGTTTTGGAAATTGCCACCTTGGATGATTGTGTTAACAGGTGCCATTGGTGGACTTTTCATGACATTCATTTAA